CGGGAACCGTGAATTTGATTACCCAGAACATAGCTATATAGCAAACCCAAATAAAAAGTGTGTGAAGAATGAAAGCCCACTTGTTCTTCATTTTAAAAATGCTCAAAACACCCTCTAAAAGACCGTTAAGAAACGTTTTGACTTTTATTGCGAAGGTAGAAGTCGACTTTCTAATGATGCGAATAGCGATTAAAAGACCTAAAATACCTGCAAGTAAGAGGACTAACGAGCCTACTAGACCTATCCCTTTTTCTTCAAGGATTCCCAAAATCACATCGGTTTGAAAAAGTAGAGCGGTTAGGATAATCAACATGAGCATAATGACATCTATGATACGTTCTGTGACAATGGTGCCAAAACCTTTCTCAAAGGGAACGTTCTCGTATGTAGTCAATGCCGTGGCCCTTAGAAATTCCCCAGACCTAAGAACTAGTGTGTTCGCGAAATAGCTTGTAAGTATTATTAGGACATTATTGATGAGCCGTGGCTTATATCCAAGAGGATACAAGAGATAATTCCAACGAACGGCTCTTGAGATATGGCTTAGTATACCAATGAATATTGATAAAAAGACCCATGTTAAGTCTGCATTTTGGATAGATTCAAGAATCTTGACCCTGTCCGCGGCAGAGGTGGATGTGTAAGAATAAAAAACCAAGCCAGCACCAATAAGTATTGGAATGGCTACTTTAAGAATTTTTTTGAGGGACGGACTCAAAACTAATTTAGGAGATTGGTTTCTTCGTTAGGAAAAACCAAAGCGGGATTAAAGGATTTTGCCTCTTCAATATCCATTGTTGCGTAGGTTATCAATATAAGGACATCGCCAACGGCTACTTTGCGGGCAGCAGCTCCGTTAAGTGTTAGTTCTCCGGAACCTCTAGGTCCGGGTATTGCGTAAGTTTCCAATCGCTCACCATTGTTATTGTTGACAATTTGAACCTTTTCGCCCCTAATAATATTAGCGGCATCCATTAAGTCTTCATCAATGGTAATGCTGCCAATGTAATTTAAATCGGCGCCTGTAACCTTTACCCTGTGGACTTTGGATTTTACAACTTCTATTTGCATGGTGCAAAATTAATTAATTCAATTTTAGATTGTCTATTAAACGAACGTCATTTGCATAAACGGCAATGAACGCCCTATATTTTCTTCCAGCTTGTACCTTTAGTATGGGTGTCAATGTGTCCTCATCCGCAATTTGAAAATACTCTAAATCTAGCAGGATATTTTTTTCGAACTGAAGCTTGACCCATTCTGAAATACTAAGTGCACTTTCCGTGCCAAATTTTGTTTTGGCAGTCAACAGCGTTTCGTATATGAATTTAGCTTCGGTTCTTACTTTAGGGGAGAGTCTCTCATTACGTGAACTCATTGCCAATCCATGAGGTTCACGTTCTATTGGGCAACCTATAATTTCAAATGGTAAATCCTTCAATTTAACCATTTTTCTAATGATTTGGAGTTGTTGAAAATCCTTTTCTCCAAAATATGCCTTATCGGGAGCAACCGTTCTTAGTAACGTCTCTACAATAGTGCCGACTCCATCAAAATGTCCTTCCCTAAATTCACCTTCCATTACTTTGTCCAATCCATCAAATTGGTAGGTTTTCGAAACTACGTGATTTCCATAGATGTCATTTACGGAAGGTGCAAAAACAATGATTCTTTCTGAAACTTGTTTTAAAAGGGTTAAATCTTTGCCCAAGCTTCTAGGGTATTTATCCAAATCATCCTTTTTATCGAATTGGGTCGGATTTACGAATATGCTCACAACAACTAAATGATTCTGATCAAGGGCACTACGTATAAGAGAAATATGCCCTTGGTGCAATGCTCCCATTGTAGGCACCAAACCAATGGTATGTTTGGCGTCCCTCTCTTTTTTTAGGTAAGGATGAAGCTCCTTTTTGTTATGAAATACAAGCATAAAGCTGTTCGAAAACGTGCAAAAATACTATAAATACTGCTAATCAGCATAATTTTTGTACTTTTGCACCTACGTTTTTCAGATAAGAAAAAGAAAGTGTTTATGAATGGTAAAAAGATATTGTTTGTATCTTCTGAATTAGTTCCATACCTCCCAGAAAATCAAGTTTCCTTAATGTCCTATGAAACTCCTAGAATGGTCAATAGCAATGGGGGACAGATACGTATTTTTATGCCGCGGTACGGAAATATAAATGAAAGAAGACATCAATTACATGAAGTGATACGGTTATCGGGGATGAATTTGGTCATCAATGATATGGATATGCCGCTCATTATAAAAGTTGCATCCATTCCAAAGGAACGTATTCAAGTATATTTTATAGATAACGAAGAGTATTTTAAAAGAAAAGCGACGTTTACGGATGCGGAAGGGAATTTGTTTCCTGACAATGACGAGCGTGCTATTTTCTTTGCAAAGGGCGTTGTGGAAACTGTGAAAAAATTAAACTGGTCACCAGATATTATCCATGTTCACGGTTGGATGGCCTCATTATTACCTTTATACCTACGAAATTATTATGCGGACGAGCCTTTATTTGCCGATAGTAAAATCGTAACCTCTGTTTATGATAAAGGTTATGATGGTGAATTGGATGGCGGTATGAAAGGTAAAATAGCTTTTGACGGCATGGAAGAAGAAAAGATTGCTGCGCTTGCCGTTCCCGACTATAATAATTTGTTAAAGGTAGCAGTAGATTATTCCGATGCCATTATTTTAGCTTCGGAAGAAATCTCTGATGACTTGAAAAATCATATTGAAAATCTCTCCAAACCAGTGCTGCCTTATGTTTCACTTCAGGAAGCAGAAGAAGCATACACGAATTTCTATAAAACAGAAGTTTTAAATTAAGTTACATGAAATTTTCTAGGATTACAGGAGTTTCAACCTTGGTTGTAGCTCTACTAATAATGTTGACCTCTTGTGAGGAAGAGCTTGGAACTATTGGTGAGGGCGTAGTTGCAGGAGAACCTTTTACAACAGATAGTGAGGTATTTGATGTTTTTGCATATAATAAAGGTATAGCAGCGGTACAGACGAATAATTTGCCTTTATATCAATTAGGAGTATTCAATGATCCGGTTTATGGGAAAAGAACGGCGAGTATTATATCTCAGATTACGTTGCCAAGTTCAAATCCAACATTTGGTGATTCATCACAAGCCACTGAAGATAATGCTGACAATGATGATTTAGCGTCTACCATACCCGAGAATGAAGAGGTAACTAAGGTTACGTTGTATATTCCATTCCAAAGACCGCCTGAAACATTGAGGGATAGGGATGGTGATGGGGTGGAGGATGCACTTGATGCCGATGCTGATGACCCTAATTCGGATACAGATAAAGATGGTGTAAGTGACAACGATGAGCGTATTTTGGGTTCTAACCCACTAGATCCCACAGAAGATGGAACGGATGCTGATTTTGTTCCGAATACTTTCCCAACAAGATTTGATTTAGATAGTATATTCCCTCCTTTGCGCAAGGACGATAATGGGTTAATAGAAGGGTCATTTAATTTAAAAGTGTCCAGATCTACATTTTTTCTAAGGGATTTTGATCCGAATACCAATTTTGAGCAACGGCAACAATATTTTTCCAACCAGGACCTCTCAGGTTCTGTTTCCGATGTCTTTTTTGATGGTACAGTGGAATTTACTAATGAAGAAGTTTTAGTTTTTGGAGAAGATGATCCCGAAACAGAAGAGGATGAGTCCACACAGATAACTGATAGAATAGAGCCGGGAATCAGTGTTGATTTGAATACTGCTTTCTTTCAAGAGATTTTGGATAAAGAAGGACAATCGGAATTGTTGAGCCAAGCTAACTTCAATGACTTTTTTAGAGGTGTACAACTAACACCGGGCTCTGATATGGAAGAGTTACTGTTTTTACTCGATTTAAGACAGGCTACAATTACGATAACCTATAATTTCCAAGACTATAATGCCACTGATGAGGCAGTGGAAACTGTAGAACGGAATTTTGTATTGGGCTTTGTTGGAACAGGTTTTACGGGCAATGCTGTCAATACTTTGGAGAATGAAGAATTTTCAGGAGCTTTGGATAATGGTGAAAATGCATCCAGAATATTTTTAAAAGGTGGACCTGGGACGATTACAGAAATCAGATTGTTTGGAGATGATGAAGACTCTAGTGCAAGAGGTCAGGAGTTTATTAACCAGATTAAAGCTAACAATTGGATTATAAACGAGGCCAATTTGGTGTTCCATATAGACAGACTTACTTTAGATACCTCTGGCGGCGATGTTATAGAGCCGCCAAGACTGTATTTGTACAATGGTGAGACCAATCAGGCGATATATAATGCCGCTACGGAACAGAGTGATTCAGCGGAACCCTTAGGCATTTTTTTAAATTATGATGGCATATTACAAACAGAAAGTGAAAAGGGGGTTCGATATAAATTTAGAATTACCGATCATATCAACAATATAATCGTAAGGGATTCTACAAATGCAAAGCTTGCACTTACGGTAAGCTCCAATATTTTTGTTACGACTGTTACCGAAGCTATGGCTACCGGAACAGAAGATCCTGTTATTGATGTTCCCATTATGTCCACTATCAATCCATTGGGAACTGTACTCTTTGGTAGCAATGTGGACTCGGCTAACGAGGACAAAAAATTAAAATTGGAGATTTTTTACACCCAAGCCAACTAAAATATACCATTCAAAGACTTTTTTTGTTATAGAACATATAGAATTATCTATTTTATTTAATAGCTATTAGATTTGCAAATCTAAATCACTAATTAATATCATCATCTTATGTGTGGAATTGTAGGTTACATTGGTCATCGTGATGCATACCCAATCATTATGAAAGGATTGCAACGATTAGAGTACAGAGGCTATGATAGTGCAGGGATTGTACTGTTCGATGGCGAAAACACACATCTTGCCAAAACCAAAGGAAAGGTTGAGGACCTAAAGAAGAAATCGCAAGCGACAATGGATACTGTTGGAAAGTTAGGGCTTGGTCACACAAGATGGGCCACGCACGGTGTTCCAAATGATACCAA
The nucleotide sequence above comes from Flagellimonas sp. HMM57. Encoded proteins:
- a CDS encoding lysylphosphatidylglycerol synthase transmembrane domain-containing protein is translated as MSPSLKKILKVAIPILIGAGLVFYSYTSTSAADRVKILESIQNADLTWVFLSIFIGILSHISRAVRWNYLLYPLGYKPRLINNVLIILTSYFANTLVLRSGEFLRATALTTYENVPFEKGFGTIVTERIIDVIMLMLIILTALLFQTDVILGILEEKGIGLVGSLVLLLAGILGLLIAIRIIRKSTSTFAIKVKTFLNGLLEGVLSIFKMKNKWAFILHTLFIWVCYIAMFWVIKFTVPETTNLPLGAFLVAFVAGAFAMAATNGGLGLFPIVVTAALSVYGVSKTSGDAYGWIMWTAQTLMVVVFGTISFIILPLINRK
- the panD gene encoding aspartate 1-decarboxylase, which produces MQIEVVKSKVHRVKVTGADLNYIGSITIDEDLMDAANIIRGEKVQIVNNNNGERLETYAIPGPRGSGELTLNGAAARKVAVGDVLILITYATMDIEEAKSFNPALVFPNEETNLLN
- the panC gene encoding pantoate--beta-alanine ligase; amino-acid sequence: MLVFHNKKELHPYLKKERDAKHTIGLVPTMGALHQGHISLIRSALDQNHLVVVSIFVNPTQFDKKDDLDKYPRSLGKDLTLLKQVSERIIVFAPSVNDIYGNHVVSKTYQFDGLDKVMEGEFREGHFDGVGTIVETLLRTVAPDKAYFGEKDFQQLQIIRKMVKLKDLPFEIIGCPIEREPHGLAMSSRNERLSPKVRTEAKFIYETLLTAKTKFGTESALSISEWVKLQFEKNILLDLEYFQIADEDTLTPILKVQAGRKYRAFIAVYANDVRLIDNLKLN
- a CDS encoding DUF4270 domain-containing protein, yielding MKFSRITGVSTLVVALLIMLTSCEEELGTIGEGVVAGEPFTTDSEVFDVFAYNKGIAAVQTNNLPLYQLGVFNDPVYGKRTASIISQITLPSSNPTFGDSSQATEDNADNDDLASTIPENEEVTKVTLYIPFQRPPETLRDRDGDGVEDALDADADDPNSDTDKDGVSDNDERILGSNPLDPTEDGTDADFVPNTFPTRFDLDSIFPPLRKDDNGLIEGSFNLKVSRSTFFLRDFDPNTNFEQRQQYFSNQDLSGSVSDVFFDGTVEFTNEEVLVFGEDDPETEEDESTQITDRIEPGISVDLNTAFFQEILDKEGQSELLSQANFNDFFRGVQLTPGSDMEELLFLLDLRQATITITYNFQDYNATDEAVETVERNFVLGFVGTGFTGNAVNTLENEEFSGALDNGENASRIFLKGGPGTITEIRLFGDDEDSSARGQEFINQIKANNWIINEANLVFHIDRLTLDTSGGDVIEPPRLYLYNGETNQAIYNAATEQSDSAEPLGIFLNYDGILQTESEKGVRYKFRITDHINNIIVRDSTNAKLALTVSSNIFVTTVTEAMATGTEDPVIDVPIMSTINPLGTVLFGSNVDSANEDKKLKLEIFYTQAN
- a CDS encoding glycogen/starch synthase produces the protein MNGKKILFVSSELVPYLPENQVSLMSYETPRMVNSNGGQIRIFMPRYGNINERRHQLHEVIRLSGMNLVINDMDMPLIIKVASIPKERIQVYFIDNEEYFKRKATFTDAEGNLFPDNDERAIFFAKGVVETVKKLNWSPDIIHVHGWMASLLPLYLRNYYADEPLFADSKIVTSVYDKGYDGELDGGMKGKIAFDGMEEEKIAALAVPDYNNLLKVAVDYSDAIILASEEISDDLKNHIENLSKPVLPYVSLQEAEEAYTNFYKTEVLN